In the genome of Paenibacillus sp. FSL R5-0766, one region contains:
- a CDS encoding beta-glucoside-specific PTS transporter subunit IIABC, which translates to MKHEQLAKDILSGVGGKQNINSVVHCATRLRFKLKNDNNAKTDELKNLPGVITVMQSGGQYQVVVGNEVSDVYKALLQVGNMNADEPVSSDESESSGKKESLLGQFIDLISGVFTPILGLLAATGMIKGFLSMFTSLEWLDPASGTYQLLNAAGDCLFYFFPIFLGYTAMKKFGGSPFLGMAIGASLVYPTLSGLSGGEPLYTLFAGTLFESPIHITFLGIPVILMSYSSSVIPIIIAAYFGAKVEAFFKKIIPSVVRTFLTPFFTILIVVPVTFLLIGPIATWASQLIGAGVSGIYDLSPLVTGIVVGGLWQVLVIFGLHWGIVPIMLLNLSTLKADPILAMMFAASFAQIGAVLGVMLKTKNTKLKSLGVPAFVSGIFGVTEPAIYGLTLPLKKPFIMSCIASATAGGIIGFAGSKMFVFASGIFGVPALISPTEGINYEFWMAMIATIIAFVLGFVLVYFVGFKDPANPETAKQAPEPVKEEKATLEPNPNNRYEIASPMMGEVVPLQEINDATFAGEHMGKGIAIRPTSGRVVSPINGVVQTIYRTKHAIGLVDDQGVEILIHIGQDTVQLKGQHFTAHVKDGDRVSVGDLIVEFDLQAIIEAGYETVTPIIVTNTADYLDVVATTSREVHEKDKLVTVIG; encoded by the coding sequence ATGAAACACGAGCAATTAGCCAAAGACATTCTGTCTGGTGTTGGTGGTAAACAGAACATTAACAGCGTGGTGCACTGCGCGACCAGACTTCGTTTCAAATTAAAAAATGACAATAATGCCAAAACAGACGAACTCAAAAATCTGCCTGGAGTCATAACGGTAATGCAAAGCGGGGGACAATATCAGGTCGTTGTGGGTAACGAAGTGTCTGATGTGTATAAAGCCTTGTTACAAGTGGGTAATATGAATGCGGATGAACCGGTCTCAAGTGATGAGTCAGAATCTTCCGGTAAAAAAGAGAGTCTCTTGGGTCAGTTTATCGACTTGATCTCAGGTGTATTTACACCCATTCTCGGCTTGCTAGCTGCAACAGGGATGATCAAAGGTTTCCTGTCCATGTTCACTTCTCTCGAATGGCTGGACCCGGCTTCAGGAACATATCAATTGTTGAATGCTGCAGGAGACTGTCTATTCTACTTCTTCCCAATCTTCCTGGGTTACACAGCTATGAAAAAATTCGGTGGATCTCCATTCCTCGGGATGGCCATCGGAGCATCACTTGTATATCCGACCTTATCCGGTCTTAGTGGTGGGGAACCGCTCTATACGCTGTTTGCAGGCACATTGTTTGAATCACCGATTCATATCACGTTCCTGGGTATTCCCGTTATCTTGATGAGTTATTCCTCATCCGTCATTCCGATTATTATTGCTGCTTATTTTGGAGCAAAGGTAGAAGCGTTCTTCAAAAAGATCATTCCTTCTGTTGTGAGAACGTTCCTCACGCCATTCTTTACAATTCTGATTGTTGTACCTGTAACATTCCTCTTGATTGGTCCAATTGCGACATGGGCAAGTCAGCTGATTGGTGCCGGGGTATCGGGCATCTACGACTTGAGTCCGTTGGTAACCGGTATTGTTGTTGGTGGATTGTGGCAAGTATTGGTGATCTTCGGGTTACACTGGGGTATCGTACCAATTATGTTGCTCAATCTGTCCACACTGAAAGCAGACCCGATTCTGGCGATGATGTTTGCTGCTTCCTTTGCTCAGATTGGTGCCGTTCTTGGCGTTATGCTTAAAACGAAAAATACCAAACTCAAATCACTGGGTGTTCCTGCTTTTGTGTCCGGGATTTTTGGTGTAACTGAGCCTGCTATTTATGGCCTTACGTTGCCATTAAAAAAACCATTTATTATGAGTTGTATTGCTTCTGCAACGGCTGGTGGTATTATTGGCTTCGCAGGTTCCAAAATGTTTGTATTTGCTTCAGGAATCTTTGGTGTTCCAGCGCTGATTAGTCCCACAGAGGGGATCAACTATGAATTCTGGATGGCCATGATTGCCACTATCATTGCTTTTGTACTAGGCTTTGTTCTCGTTTATTTTGTAGGATTCAAAGATCCTGCTAATCCAGAGACTGCCAAACAGGCTCCAGAACCAGTAAAAGAAGAGAAGGCTACGCTTGAGCCTAATCCAAACAATCGCTACGAAATTGCCAGCCCGATGATGGGTGAGGTGGTTCCTTTGCAAGAAATTAATGATGCTACATTTGCTGGTGAACATATGGGTAAAGGGATTGCTATTCGTCCAACCAGTGGGAGAGTTGTATCCCCGATTAATGGTGTGGTACAGACGATATACCGTACCAAACATGCAATTGGTCTGGTAGATGATCAAGGTGTAGAGATTCTGATCCATATCGGTCAGGATACGGTACAGCTCAAAGGTCAACATTTCACTGCACATGTGAAAGATGGAGATCGTGTGAGTGTTGGCGATCTGATCGTTGAATTCGATCTGCAGGCCATTATTGAGGCGGGATATGAGACCGTAACACCGATTATTGTAACGAATACGGCTGATTATTTAGACGTGGTTGCTACAACAAGTCGTGAAGTGCATGAAAAGGATAAATTGGTTACGGTTATAGGTTAA
- a CDS encoding alpha-L-rhamnosidase, which produces MFNVSHLRCEYRINPIGLDVQSPRLSWQLQSDRRNCMQSAYQIQLSLTEDFDGIAWDSGEISTDQSIHVELNHFQPSPQTRYYYRIQAWDDAGSDSGWSESAYFEMGLMDSHNKWQAEWITAQPSDDGDTSCPRMRKQFNVKQPVTSARIYVTALGLYELHMNNTRVGEDYFTPGWTSYRKRLQYQTYDVTHLLQDGQNILGAYLGDGWYRGYLGWNKEREIFGSTSALLLELHMKYADGSEECILSNGEWTAAPSAIRMSDIYMGETYDAQMESDWFDSSQTNWEPVNVLDHPKDIIVAQENVPVTQVEQLQPIALLTTPQGDRVIDMGQNMVGWVRFSIQGEAGHTVELHHAEILDHEGNFYTDNLRTAKQCIRYTCKGDGVETFEPHFTFQGFRYVKLVNFPEHVRLDEFTGIVLHSNMEQTGQFSCSSPLVNQLHHNILWGQKGNFLDVPTDCPQRDERLGWTGDAQMFVRTSSYLMNTAPFFTKWLRDLEADQGEDGGIPFFVPDLRSSTSEGWGDTSHSSAAWGDAAVICPWTIYEMYGDARLLAEQYESMKRWVEYIHVQGDNPYLWNTGFHFGDWLGLDSKPDSYVGATDTDYVATAFYAYSVLLTQKAAEALGKTDDAEYYKQLHTNIVHAFRNEFVTPAGKIAVPTQTAHVLALQFDLLDATARTRAVDQLAKLVKEAGNHLTTGFVGTPYLNPVLSDAGLHDLAYTLLFQEDYPSWLYQVTQGATTVWEHWDGIKEDGSLWSADMNSFNHYAYGAIGEWLYRYVAGIRSDEHQPGFRMVQIEPQPGPGLDWVEASLETMYGQVASSWHRLAEGEMEIRVHIPANTRGTVRLPGAGAQIVLEQGKPLDQISGVQGIQNIGDDVEVTLGSGSYQFTYKDTDAKKDQNVQDATLTKSV; this is translated from the coding sequence ATGTTCAACGTTAGTCACCTTCGCTGTGAGTATAGAATCAATCCGATAGGCCTTGATGTCCAATCACCGCGTTTAAGCTGGCAGCTGCAATCCGATCGTCGGAACTGCATGCAATCCGCTTACCAGATTCAGCTGTCATTGACAGAAGATTTTGATGGAATTGCATGGGATTCTGGCGAGATAAGTACGGATCAATCCATACATGTGGAATTAAACCATTTTCAGCCTTCTCCACAAACGCGATACTATTACCGGATTCAGGCATGGGATGATGCAGGAAGTGATTCGGGCTGGTCCGAATCGGCTTATTTCGAGATGGGACTTATGGATAGTCATAATAAGTGGCAAGCAGAATGGATCACAGCTCAACCATCAGATGATGGAGATACGTCATGCCCGCGTATGCGCAAGCAGTTTAATGTGAAACAACCTGTTACATCTGCAAGAATATATGTAACAGCACTTGGATTATACGAGTTGCATATGAACAACACAAGAGTAGGAGAAGATTATTTTACACCTGGTTGGACCTCTTATCGTAAGCGATTACAATATCAAACCTATGATGTAACTCATCTACTTCAGGATGGGCAGAACATATTAGGCGCTTATCTGGGTGATGGCTGGTACCGGGGATATCTTGGCTGGAACAAAGAACGGGAGATATTTGGTTCAACGTCCGCATTGCTGCTGGAACTGCATATGAAATACGCAGATGGTTCGGAGGAATGTATCCTATCCAATGGGGAGTGGACGGCTGCTCCTAGTGCCATTCGTATGTCGGACATCTATATGGGGGAGACGTATGATGCACAAATGGAGTCTGATTGGTTTGATTCATCTCAGACGAATTGGGAACCTGTGAACGTACTGGATCATCCCAAAGATATCATCGTTGCGCAGGAGAACGTACCCGTTACCCAAGTAGAACAGCTACAGCCAATCGCTTTGTTAACAACCCCACAGGGAGATCGTGTAATTGACATGGGGCAGAATATGGTGGGATGGGTGAGATTCAGCATTCAAGGTGAGGCGGGTCATACGGTTGAGTTGCATCATGCAGAGATATTGGATCATGAAGGCAACTTCTACACCGATAATCTTCGCACCGCCAAGCAGTGTATTCGCTACACCTGCAAGGGGGATGGAGTGGAAACATTTGAACCGCATTTTACGTTCCAAGGGTTCCGTTATGTTAAGCTGGTTAACTTTCCGGAACACGTTCGTCTGGATGAATTCACCGGAATAGTGCTGCACTCGAATATGGAGCAAACAGGTCAGTTCTCATGCTCCAGTCCGCTGGTAAACCAACTGCATCACAATATATTGTGGGGGCAAAAGGGGAATTTTCTTGATGTGCCGACAGACTGTCCACAGAGGGATGAACGGCTCGGATGGACCGGCGATGCACAGATGTTTGTCCGGACGTCTTCCTACCTGATGAATACGGCACCCTTCTTTACCAAATGGCTACGGGATCTGGAAGCGGATCAGGGAGAAGATGGAGGTATTCCATTCTTTGTTCCGGATCTGAGAAGTTCGACCTCAGAAGGGTGGGGAGACACCAGTCATTCCTCCGCCGCTTGGGGTGATGCTGCAGTCATCTGTCCTTGGACCATCTATGAGATGTATGGGGATGCCAGATTACTGGCCGAGCAATATGAGAGTATGAAGCGGTGGGTTGAATACATTCATGTGCAGGGTGACAATCCGTATCTGTGGAACACGGGATTCCACTTTGGCGATTGGCTGGGACTGGACTCCAAGCCCGATAGTTATGTCGGCGCAACGGACACGGATTATGTGGCAACTGCATTTTATGCCTATTCGGTGTTGTTAACTCAAAAGGCAGCTGAGGCACTTGGAAAGACAGATGATGCTGAATATTACAAGCAGTTGCATACAAACATTGTTCATGCGTTTCGAAATGAATTCGTGACTCCAGCCGGCAAAATTGCTGTTCCGACGCAAACAGCACATGTTCTTGCGCTTCAATTTGACCTGCTGGACGCCACTGCTCGAACTCGTGCTGTTGATCAATTGGCAAAACTCGTGAAAGAGGCGGGCAATCATCTTACTACAGGTTTTGTGGGCACACCTTATCTGAATCCGGTTTTGAGTGATGCAGGTCTTCACGACCTGGCATATACATTACTTTTTCAAGAGGATTATCCGTCCTGGTTATATCAGGTGACTCAAGGCGCAACGACCGTCTGGGAACATTGGGATGGGATCAAAGAAGATGGCAGTCTCTGGAGTGCTGATATGAACTCATTTAACCACTATGCGTACGGAGCGATTGGAGAATGGTTGTACCGTTACGTTGCCGGCATTCGGTCCGATGAACATCAGCCAGGATTCCGAATGGTGCAAATCGAGCCGCAACCGGGACCTGGACTGGATTGGGTGGAAGCGAGTTTGGAGACGATGTATGGTCAAGTTGCTTCAAGCTGGCACCGGCTGGCGGAGGGTGAAATGGAGATTCGGGTGCATATTCCCGCCAACACGAGAGGTACGGTACGTCTTCCTGGAGCAGGTGCACAGATCGTGCTGGAACAAGGGAAACCGTTGGATCAGATAAGTGGAGTTCAGGGTATTCAAAACATTGGAGACGATGTTGAAGTCACACTTGGATCTGGGAGTTACCAATTCACTTACAAAGACACAGATGCTAAGAAGGATCAGAATGTTCAGGATGCTACATTGACAAAGTCTGTATAA
- a CDS encoding AAA family ATPase, which translates to MKLVIIFGPQAVGKMTVGQELEKITKLKLFHNHMTIELVSPFFSYGTPQGKRLVSLFRQEIFEEVAKSDLPGLIFTFVWALDAESDGEYIRKISELFTSQGGQVCYVELEADASERLERNKSPHRLLHKPTKRDIAWSERDLLDTMKHYRLNSEPGEIKQEHYIRIDNTHKSPDEVAKIIQERFNL; encoded by the coding sequence ATGAAATTAGTGATTATTTTTGGCCCACAGGCTGTAGGCAAGATGACGGTGGGGCAAGAACTGGAGAAGATAACAAAGCTTAAATTGTTTCATAACCACATGACCATTGAATTAGTGTCTCCTTTCTTCAGCTATGGCACACCACAAGGCAAAAGACTGGTGAGTCTGTTCCGGCAGGAGATTTTTGAAGAAGTGGCAAAGAGTGATTTGCCGGGTCTGATTTTTACATTTGTGTGGGCTTTGGACGCGGAGTCAGATGGTGAATACATCCGTAAGATCAGTGAGTTGTTTACATCTCAAGGGGGTCAGGTCTGTTATGTGGAACTGGAGGCCGATGCATCGGAAAGACTAGAGCGCAATAAAAGTCCGCATCGTCTGTTACATAAACCAACCAAGCGTGACATTGCGTGGTCTGAGCGAGATTTGCTAGATACGATGAAGCATTATCGATTGAATTCGGAACCGGGAGAAATCAAGCAAGAGCACTACATAAGGATTGATAACACACACAAGAGTCCGGATGAAGTGGCAAAGATAATTCAGGAACGATTTAATTTGTAA
- a CDS encoding putative immunity protein, whose product MTMAKPAFKDAPMRREIEDLAKQQDHHTLACWAAECALRVLYISEKKTDDLRARDAIDAGRGWIRGEIAMVDARKAAFAAHAAAREADHVATSAASRAAGHAAATAHVKGHAVHAATYAVKAIFYDCLMEEQERLVLEERTWQYQYLLGGCNDHGERTS is encoded by the coding sequence ATGACCATGGCAAAACCTGCATTCAAAGATGCGCCTATGCGCCGCGAAATAGAGGATTTGGCTAAGCAACAGGATCACCATACATTGGCTTGTTGGGCTGCGGAGTGTGCGTTACGTGTCTTGTATATATCTGAGAAGAAGACGGATGATCTCCGCGCCCGTGATGCCATTGATGCAGGAAGAGGTTGGATCCGTGGAGAGATTGCCATGGTAGATGCTCGAAAGGCGGCTTTTGCAGCTCATGCTGCTGCACGGGAAGCCGATCATGTCGCTACCTCTGCTGCATCTCGTGCGGCGGGGCACGCAGCTGCAACAGCCCATGTGAAAGGCCATGCGGTGCATGCCGCAACGTATGCAGTGAAAGCTATCTTTTATGACTGTTTGATGGAAGAGCAAGAACGTCTTGTCCTGGAAGAGAGAACGTGGCAATATCAATATCTGTTGGGAGGATGTAATGATCATGGGGAAAGAACAAGTTAG
- a CDS encoding GNAT family N-acetyltransferase, which produces MIMGKEQVRLIKPSRAYKEAYLAFYEDWVRSGELMVPWVVSKDPYAFDEMLAFLQRNEQGIDIPEGWVKDSTYWLVTESQQIVGAVNIRHELNDKLFNSGGHIGYGIRPGERHNGYGSEILRLSLEKTIELGISKVLVVCDAVNEPSRRIILRNGGIRDEDYVESNGNVVERFWIENVE; this is translated from the coding sequence ATGATCATGGGGAAAGAACAAGTTAGATTAATTAAACCATCACGAGCATATAAGGAAGCATATTTGGCATTTTATGAAGACTGGGTCAGAAGTGGAGAATTGATGGTACCTTGGGTCGTTTCCAAAGATCCTTATGCGTTCGATGAGATGTTGGCATTTTTGCAGCGCAATGAACAAGGGATCGACATCCCGGAAGGCTGGGTCAAAGACAGTACATACTGGTTGGTCACGGAGAGTCAACAAATCGTGGGTGCTGTGAATATAAGGCATGAGCTTAACGATAAATTGTTCAACAGTGGAGGACATATTGGATATGGTATTCGTCCAGGAGAGCGGCACAATGGTTATGGTTCCGAAATTCTCAGGCTTTCTTTAGAGAAAACGATAGAACTTGGAATCTCCAAAGTATTGGTCGTATGTGATGCGGTTAACGAGCCTTCCAGAAGGATTATCCTTCGAAATGGTGGCATTCGGGATGAAGACTATGTGGAGTCCAATGGCAACGTTGTTGAACGATTCTGGATAGAAAATGTCGAATAA
- the ascB gene encoding 6-phospho-beta-glucosidase has translation MINRQGFPEGFLWGGAIAANQAEGGFDAGGKGWSTADMVPYFEKKDYTNLRELMHVTSATVEKAMSHHSAKGYPKRYGIDFYHRFKEDIALFAELGFKTFRLSINWPRIFPNGYDAEPNEEGLRFYDEVFDELRKYNIEPLVTLSHYEMPMALVLKYNGWAGPEVIGHFVRYAETVMTRYKDKVKYWLTFNEINTTIIEPFTGGGIIEDRVENTIQASYQALHHQFVASSLVTEKARQINPNFQIGCMLARMIHYPATSKPEDVLQAQIDNQLNLLHTDVQVRGSYPTFMARYWAENGITIAMEPGDEQILREHTVDFISFSYYTSLVSAVNPEEYGVTGGNLYSTIKNPNLERTEWGWQLDPIGLRVALKELYDRYQLPLFVVENGLGAKDTVEADGSINDDYRIDYLRKHITQMKEAVMDGVDLMGYTNWGAIDIISASTSEMSKRYGVIYVDQDDNGQGTLNRYKKKSFGWYQKVIASNGENLE, from the coding sequence ATGATTAATCGACAAGGATTCCCGGAAGGTTTTCTATGGGGCGGCGCTATTGCCGCCAACCAGGCTGAAGGTGGATTTGACGCTGGCGGCAAAGGATGGTCGACAGCGGACATGGTTCCTTATTTTGAGAAAAAGGACTACACCAACCTTAGAGAACTGATGCATGTTACCAGTGCAACGGTAGAGAAAGCAATGTCACATCATAGTGCAAAAGGTTATCCGAAGCGTTACGGGATTGATTTTTATCACCGTTTCAAAGAAGATATTGCACTCTTCGCAGAGCTGGGCTTCAAGACATTCCGTCTGTCCATCAACTGGCCACGTATTTTCCCAAATGGTTATGATGCCGAGCCAAATGAAGAGGGATTGCGTTTCTATGACGAAGTGTTCGATGAACTCCGTAAATACAATATTGAACCGCTTGTAACACTCTCGCATTATGAGATGCCTATGGCACTTGTTCTGAAATATAATGGCTGGGCTGGCCCCGAAGTGATTGGACATTTTGTAAGATATGCGGAAACCGTGATGACCCGATACAAGGACAAAGTCAAATACTGGTTGACGTTTAATGAGATTAACACAACGATTATTGAACCGTTCACAGGTGGCGGTATTATTGAAGACCGAGTTGAGAACACGATACAGGCTTCTTATCAAGCACTTCATCATCAATTTGTAGCCAGCAGCCTGGTGACAGAGAAAGCACGTCAGATTAACCCGAACTTCCAGATCGGATGTATGCTTGCGCGTATGATTCACTACCCGGCGACGTCGAAGCCAGAGGATGTGCTGCAAGCACAGATCGATAATCAGCTGAACCTGCTGCATACAGATGTACAAGTTCGTGGTAGTTATCCAACGTTTATGGCTCGGTATTGGGCAGAGAACGGGATTACCATTGCCATGGAACCTGGGGACGAGCAGATCCTGCGTGAGCACACGGTTGATTTCATCTCGTTCAGTTATTACACATCCTTGGTGTCCGCAGTGAACCCAGAGGAATATGGAGTGACGGGTGGTAACCTGTACAGTACAATTAAGAACCCGAATCTGGAGCGTACCGAGTGGGGCTGGCAGCTTGATCCGATCGGCCTGCGCGTTGCACTGAAAGAGCTGTATGACCGATATCAACTGCCATTGTTTGTTGTAGAGAACGGCCTTGGCGCCAAAGATACCGTTGAAGCAGACGGTTCCATCAACGATGATTATCGTATTGATTATCTGAGAAAACATATCACACAAATGAAAGAAGCCGTTATGGATGGTGTGGACCTGATGGGATATACCAACTGGGGAGCGATTGATATCATCAGTGCATCCACTTCGGAAATGTCCAAACGTTATGGCGTGATCTACGTGGATCAGGATGACAACGGACAAGGCACATTGAATCGGTATAAGAAAAAGAGCTTTGGCTGGTACCAAAAAGTCATTGCCTCGAATGGCGAGAACTTGGAATAG
- a CDS encoding acyltransferase, with protein sequence MNQPVNRPRRIEYLDLYRAFAIMAVVAIHATSTAVAHYPKHTLDHDVYYFWNTFLQFAVPAFLFLSSLVLFYNYSSKVNEKGWMLAFYKKRLFNVFVPYLVWSLIYFAIKQFLAGKEPLTHSVQFAKQLVMGTAHTHLYFFLIILQFYIVFPWLLSLTRHRLFNRYLPLFFIAGQAIFYALHLQFHFERTGSLLPSYLIVIGFGAWVGLNFEWALNKLYTHRYVLIAALLGGGAIFIYGNAYIKTAFAAYPVITYTVLFLFRNLFTLSACLLLLIFSERIGTGKHTEVRKATRILDSLGTVAFGVFLMHPLVLLFWRREFTDELARHFSVGIILSYVAALLISWICAMGLRRMKWGWVLIGR encoded by the coding sequence ATGAATCAACCGGTTAATCGGCCCCGGCGAATTGAGTATCTGGATCTCTATCGTGCTTTTGCCATCATGGCAGTGGTAGCTATTCATGCAACTTCAACAGCAGTTGCGCATTACCCCAAGCATACATTAGATCATGATGTGTATTACTTCTGGAACACGTTTTTGCAATTTGCCGTTCCAGCGTTTCTGTTTCTGTCATCCCTGGTCTTGTTCTACAACTACAGCTCCAAGGTGAATGAGAAGGGTTGGATGCTCGCTTTTTATAAAAAGCGTTTATTTAATGTATTTGTACCTTATCTGGTGTGGTCCCTTATCTATTTTGCCATTAAACAGTTTCTTGCGGGCAAAGAACCTTTGACCCATAGTGTTCAATTTGCCAAACAATTAGTGATGGGAACCGCTCATACGCACTTGTACTTTTTTTTGATTATTCTTCAATTCTATATCGTTTTTCCATGGCTTCTGTCCCTTACACGCCATCGTTTGTTTAATCGGTACTTGCCATTATTCTTTATTGCGGGCCAAGCGATCTTCTATGCACTACATTTGCAGTTTCACTTCGAACGGACAGGAAGTTTGTTACCCAGTTATCTGATCGTGATTGGATTCGGCGCATGGGTTGGGTTGAACTTTGAGTGGGCATTGAACAAACTGTATACTCACCGTTATGTGCTCATAGCTGCGTTGTTAGGTGGAGGTGCCATTTTTATATATGGTAATGCTTATATCAAAACCGCTTTTGCTGCATACCCGGTTATTACCTATACCGTGCTGTTCCTGTTCCGTAATCTGTTTACCTTGTCAGCCTGCCTGCTCCTACTGATCTTTAGTGAACGAATCGGCACAGGAAAACATACCGAGGTTCGTAAAGCTACGCGTATTCTGGACTCCTTGGGTACAGTTGCATTCGGTGTATTTTTAATGCATCCACTTGTACTGCTCTTCTGGAGACGTGAATTCACAGATGAACTGGCTAGGCACTTCAGTGTTGGCATCATACTATCTTATGTTGCGGCGCTCCTGATCTCATGGATCTGCGCGATGGGGTTGCGCCGGATGAAGTGGGGATGGGTACTGATCGGACGTTAA
- a CDS encoding PRD domain-containing protein, whose protein sequence is MKIEKVLNNNAVVAMNDEQEVIIIGRGIAYQKRAGDMVSEQHIDKIFTLQNEDIQENFKALISSIPLEYMKVSEEIIAYAKLKLGKKLNESIYLHLTDHIHFAIERYRKNLPIRNGLIWETKQLYKEEYEVGMEALNMICDQFGVILPEDEAGFMALHFVNAALNEEMPNIKSMTQVMQEILTIIKYHFKIDFDENSLTFYRFVTHLKFFAQRLVKGKHYKSNNDDELFLMIQKKYPAAHKCSEKIKKFIESNYTYQLTDEELMYLTIHIERVVNATSE, encoded by the coding sequence GTGAAAATCGAGAAGGTGCTGAACAATAATGCTGTAGTTGCAATGAATGACGAACAGGAAGTTATTATCATTGGCCGGGGGATTGCTTATCAGAAGCGGGCGGGTGATATGGTTTCCGAGCAGCATATCGACAAGATATTTACTTTACAGAATGAAGATATTCAGGAAAACTTCAAGGCATTAATCTCAAGCATTCCTCTGGAATACATGAAAGTATCCGAGGAAATCATCGCTTACGCCAAATTAAAACTTGGCAAGAAATTAAATGAGAGCATTTACTTACATCTCACAGACCATATTCACTTTGCCATTGAGCGGTATCGCAAGAATCTGCCCATACGCAACGGTTTAATCTGGGAGACAAAGCAGTTATACAAAGAGGAATATGAAGTCGGAATGGAAGCGCTCAATATGATCTGTGATCAGTTTGGTGTGATCTTGCCCGAGGACGAAGCCGGTTTTATGGCACTTCACTTTGTCAATGCAGCTTTGAACGAGGAAATGCCCAACATCAAGAGTATGACGCAGGTCATGCAGGAAATCTTGACAATCATCAAGTATCATTTCAAGATTGATTTTGATGAGAACTCACTGACATTTTATCGCTTTGTGACGCATTTGAAGTTTTTCGCCCAACGTTTGGTGAAGGGAAAACATTACAAGAGCAACAACGATGATGAACTGTTCCTGATGATTCAGAAAAAGTATCCAGCAGCGCACAAGTGCTCGGAGAAAATCAAGAAATTCATTGAAAGCAACTACACGTATCAACTAACTGACGAAGAATTGATGTACTTAACGATTCATATTGAGAGAGTTGTGAATGCAACTTCTGAATAA
- a CDS encoding AraC family transcriptional regulator: MNSSVQLMKSEYFLHNHLQLFVNRCSEDFVLPFHAHDFIEYSYVAEGKGFHHIGEDIIPVTKGMLFVIPVGVPHVFRPVSTNVTEHPLILYNCLFNAELIHTLTAIIQEKEIIQHLMDLAQNQVPYISVVDHNDRIEELMVKLYRESSVPGIGSSTMLYTLVSQLVLMTYRQLYQKDHDEEHHSTGFDYIVHYIKEHLSNRIRMSDLVRISGWGEKQIGRMFLRHTGQTFSSHLQHLRIQKSCELLKSSQHKVSLIAELIGYRDMDSFYAAFKKITGETPLAYRKKSRAQHSGQ; the protein is encoded by the coding sequence GTGAATTCATCTGTACAACTCATGAAAAGCGAATACTTTCTGCATAATCATCTGCAACTTTTTGTCAATCGTTGCTCTGAAGATTTTGTACTTCCATTTCACGCACATGATTTTATTGAGTATAGTTATGTTGCCGAAGGAAAGGGCTTTCATCATATCGGTGAAGATATCATTCCGGTGACAAAGGGGATGCTGTTTGTTATTCCTGTCGGCGTTCCTCATGTCTTTCGTCCTGTAAGCACCAACGTAACCGAGCATCCGTTAATTCTATATAATTGCTTATTTAATGCTGAATTGATCCACACGCTGACAGCAATCATTCAGGAAAAAGAAATCATTCAACATCTGATGGATCTGGCACAAAATCAGGTTCCTTATATATCCGTTGTGGATCACAACGACCGGATTGAAGAGCTAATGGTGAAGCTGTACCGTGAATCCTCCGTTCCGGGAATCGGTTCGTCTACCATGTTATACACCTTGGTGAGCCAGTTGGTATTGATGACCTACAGACAACTTTATCAAAAGGATCATGATGAAGAGCATCATTCCACAGGTTTTGATTACATCGTTCACTATATCAAGGAACACCTAAGCAATCGTATTCGGATGTCTGATCTGGTCCGTATATCGGGCTGGGGCGAGAAGCAAATTGGACGAATGTTTCTTCGGCATACTGGACAGACCTTTAGTAGCCACCTGCAACACCTGCGTATACAAAAAAGCTGCGAACTTCTAAAGAGTTCACAGCACAAAGTCAGTCTGATTGCAGAGCTGATTGGATATCGGGATATGGATTCATTCTATGCTGCATTCAAAAAAATAACAGGCGAAACACCTCTCGCCTATCGCAAAAAATCCAGAGCACAGCACTCTGGACAATAA